One Harpia harpyja isolate bHarHar1 chromosome 11, bHarHar1 primary haplotype, whole genome shotgun sequence genomic window, CGggccctgggctgggggagggacGCGACAGGGTCAGCCCCCTCCCTCACGGCTGAAAAAAAGCCCTTTATTTTCCTGTCAGCGGCAGCGCCCCGCTCTCTCTTCTCACTTCtctgttttttgtggtttttttcctttttcccaaaGATTTTTCCTACTGCAGCAAGCTTTCCAGCTCCGAACAGCCTCGGTCCTCTCAAGTTCCCTGGAGCTGCCTCTCAGAAGCCATCTCTCCTTCAAGCCTGCAGGCATCTGCCCCGGCCCGGCGCCTTCCTGGAACCACCAACAAATCCGCACAAAAGCACGTGGGAACGAGTATCAGCCCAACAACCGCAAGCGCAAACGAACCCACGGCTGGATCAAGCGCATCAGCACGCCGGCCGGCATCGAGGTTATCCTCCGACGCATGCTGAAGGGCAGAAAGTCCCTGAGCCACTGAAAGCTCTGCCCGCGAGGTGGATGTGGTGTGAGGCGAGCCCGAATCGAGACCCCGGCGAGCTGCTGCGGCTTCGGAATTGAGCCAGCGCGAGGGTCTGTGCCGAGCGGCGGCGTCCGACTGTCCCTCTCGTGTTGGGAATGTGTGAGGAACGGCGCCAGCTTGAGGGTGGCGTCCGAGGGCTTTGTTTAATGGCCTGCTTTTTAAATCGTAAAATTGTCGCCGCTTTGCAGGTGTGATTCAAAGATAAACTTGTGAAAACACGAGCTGTAATTAAAGCCTCAGCGACTCGCCTTGAACTTCCGGCGCTAATTGTTAATGCGATGCTTAACGGGGAGACGAAAGCGGGCTTGTTCGGGGGGGTCGTGGCTGCTAGGGAGCCTTCAGAAGGATGGCATGAGCGTGGAATTGGGGCTGAGGGTGGAGGGAATTTGGGGTTTAGTTCATGTCGGCCAGGCCAGCAGTGTCTctgcccgctccgctcccccgtCCCCCCTGAGGTGCTTCAGGATCGTCCTGCTTCTGGActggggaggggctggaggggaggcaTTGCCTTCTCCTGGCCGTTGTTCTCCCCGCGCTGTTAATTACGGTTAATGAACAGCGCCTTCATTAAGGCGGGCCAAGGGGAATAGCGGCACGGACTACGTCTCCCAGCGTGCCCCGCGGCCGGCGCTACATCCGGGTCCTCCCGCCTTGcaaaccccctccccccccccacccggggcCTTCCGAGCGGGCATTTCCTGCCTCAACCTAACCCTACGCTCCTCAGCGCCGCGCTGAGTGACGGGCGCGGCGCCCAATAAGAGACGAGGGTGGCGAGGCGCGGGCCAATAGAGAcgcgcggggcgggcagcggaGGCAGTGGGTGGGTTGAGGCGCGGCGagcggcgggggaggggcggcTCCTCACGGCTGGCGGCGGCGAAGATGGTAGGTGCCTCGCGCCCCCCGCCCGAAATGGCGGCACCCCCGGCCCGGTGCTGTGAGGGGAGCGCGGCCCGTGGCGCCCCGCCGCtgcagccccgccggccgcgTTTCGTTGCCCCACCCAGGCCGGGGAAGGTGCGGGGGGGGCCCGCGGCCGCCTCAGGCCCTGCAAGGCCCTCACCCTCCGGTGTTCCTTCCCGGGGCCTCGGTGGAggcgggagggcagcggggctgagggagCCCCGGTCCGGGGCTGGGCACCCCGAGGTGGGTGGTGTCCCACCCTCTGggacgggggagggggggggtacGGGGGACCGGGGCACCCCGGGCCGGGGGGGTGTTGCGCGTCCCTAGCGATagaggggtgcgggggggggttGCTACGCTCCGAGCCGGGGGTGTCCCGCACCCCAAGATGGCGGGGCTCCCCACCCCCAGGGATGGGGGATAAGGAGGGTAGGGACACCCTAAGGTGGGGATGCACCTCTtctcttggggtgggggggggctgggacaCCTCAGGCTTGGGGGGGTTCCCCCTTTCTAGTATTTGGGGGGCGGCTGTGGTACTTCAGGGTGTGGGCTGTTCTCCACCGTGGCTGGAAGGTGGGGGTCCCCCAGGGTGTGGGGTCTTCCCCACCCTCAGGGCTGGGGGGCTGAGAGCAGCTGGGGCATTACCAGGGTGCAGGGTGTTTCCTCCGCCCCCAAGGCTGGGGGGCAGAAGGGGGAAATTGGAGCACCTCTGGGGTGTGGGGTgctcccctgtccccagggctgatgtgcacTAAGGGGGCTGGGGGTGTTGTTCAATACTTTCTGTGCCCCCTAAGCAGCAACAGGCACTTGGTCTGCTGCCCGAGCGTTCGGTGGCAGCTGTCATAGCCAAGAGGCTTCCagtctccttccctccctttgtAGTGATGTAATAATTTTTGAAGAAAGAGGGTTTTCCTTCTGCCCCTCCACAAGTTCAGTAACTATGGGAAAAGCAGTGGTGTCCCTGTGGTCTCCGTGTACAGGCGTACTGTGGCCGAGAGCTTAGGTAGCCCTTCCCAAGCCTGTGCTAGTCGTTTTCCTCTAACCCACGTCCATGTGTGCGTGCATCATGCTGGGACAGAGCCTTGCTTTCAGCATCCGTGTGCTGGGCCTTGTCTTTCTGAGCGTTGTTACTGCAGTTCCTTTCAAAAGCTGAGAATGGGGCACGTGTGTatggtttttttcacctttctgctttttagatGGGGACTGTCGTCTTCCTAGGAAGCTGAGCACCCTTGTTGACACAGGAACAGTAGATGCATCTTATCTCTACTTCCCAAATCATAGAAGGAACCAGTGTTGTCTTCCGAGATTGCATAATCgcacttgttttggttttttgggtttgcttttcccCAAAGGAAATGAGGCATCTGCTCAGTTTGGGTGTTGGTTTTTCATTTCCACACAGGACGCTTCATCAGCTTCACTAGCTTGGCTAGGGTGTGCTTTCTTTGGTTAAAGAGTGGCAGAAGGCACGCAGGGGGAATGTTTCTTCATGCGACATTATACGGGAGGTATGACTCCGTGTGCCTTGTGCGATAGGTGTGTAAACATGGCAGTGACCTACTGGGGCTTATTTATCTGGTGCCCTTGGAGCAGATAAGGATCATTGCACTTGGAGTATTGTCTGATTCTGAATATCCAGGAATATGACTCCAGGCAATTCCCCTGAGGGGGCCTTTTCAATGATCTCTGAGATCGTGTCAGCAGATAGGCGCTGAAATGTGCCTGTATGCGGCAGGATTATCATTATCGGAGGGATGGTCTTTGTCACTGACAACCAGATTTCTCAGTTGAACTGGTGATAAGTGCTTAACGGGCTGATTGAAGCCTAGGTTGGAGAAATGTCTGTCTCGCGTGCTCAGTCATTTTAGTGTCCCTGTTCTGCTTTAGCTAAGTTATGGCTGAGCAGTGGGgactgctggcagggctggagctggtcCACACAAGCGACTGCTGGCCTGAGGAAGGAAAGGCGGTGGCCAAGAGCCAGGGATGCTTGTGGCTATTAGAGCTGAGGTCTCCAGGTGTTGTCTGAGTGTAGTAGCCCTCCTGCTTGTGAGTCTGCACTTACCTGGTATATATCCTGCTTCAGCTGtttatattgggggggggggggaaccacgtTCACCATTTAAATTGCATCTTGACTgataattttaacagtatttttgcaACTTACTGGATGTAACTCACTCTGCTGTAAAAGTCCATCAAAAGACTGCAGAATCCCTGGTGAGAGCTGTGATCCTGCTCGTCCAGCCCTTTTCCAGGGAAACGTGGGCTCTGCTAGACCAAATCCCCGACTGGAAAGTAGGGAATAGTCTAGCATGAAGAACTTGGGGTGAGCTGTAGCTTATTGAAGAGGTACTTGAAGCTGTGTGCTCCTAAATAAGACCAGTTATTTTCCATTCTTGCAAGTGGTAATAAAACCAAGCAGTTGTCAGGCTTTTGCTGCAATAAAAGAAATCAAGGACATGTCTGTCTCTTTGTGCATTAGGCTGGTGTAGCAGAGCAGGTTATTTTGTCATAAAAAGCCTGCAAATTTAATGCAATGAGAAGGCAAGATGCTTTGAAATGTAACGGGATATTTTTAAAGATCCTCAATCCTTCTAAACAGAGTAATATAATTAGTTCGCTAATCGGTGCTGACTGTGGAAGTCGGTGAGAACAGATGAACAGAGAAATCCATTGGGGCAGGCGTGGGAAGAGCACAACGCGGTCCGAAACCGAGTGCTTCTGTGATAACAGAGCCGGAAGATCCTGCCTTAATTCCGGAGCTCAGCCGTGATACAGACGTTATGCAGATGAGTGAGTGATGGACTCTGTCCTGGAGAAATTGCGACCAAAGGCAGTGAAGGCACAGGGAAATAGTGTTGGTCCTGTGGAGGCTAAGACGGGCAAGAGAAATTTGCAATTTGCTGTTCGAACCCCAGTCCAGTATTTTAACAAGTTTATTTCTAAAACCAGGCATATAGGAAGGGTCGAGTGTGGAAACTAGAATGTCAGTAGAGttctttttaagaacaaaagtatgaataatattttctggtttggcTAATTATAGCTCTTTGTTTTGAATTAAAGATGCAGCgttaataaaaataatggcttctatttaaatgaaaacaatgtCTTCCAGCCTAGCAGTTTTGTAGCAATAGTGTCCATTTATGTGTTGCTTCTAACACTGAAATTAAATGACTTCTCATCTGCTGCTTTACTGtccttttaaaattgcttatttaTAAGGTGACGTGTGTCCTGGAGTAGAATCCTTTAGTGTTCAGTATAACAGACTTTGAATCTTTAAGCAAGTATCATTACGATACAGGTGGCTGGTCTGATGATTTAGAAGGGACGTCTCAGGGCCTCTCTCTCTTCTGCTTATTGCACAGGTACATCTTGCATTTATTACCCATCTTCTCTTTACTTTAAAGACATTGCCGGGCATCTTCCTTTGTCTCTGCTGTGAGTAGAGCGGCTACAACACACTCTTAAGCTCGGTTTTCTCCTGACCCCATAGtgttttcctcctgccctcctttttcactttggagaaggaaatTCCTGTTTCATGCTGCTATGGCTTAATTAAACTGAGAGGGCTCTGCAGGGTTCTCGTGGCTGTTTAGCGAATAGCTCTGCTGGCCTGTGTGATCAACAGTTTTGTTGTGAGTGGTGATCTAACCACTTCCAGCAAAacttggggttattttttttgaGGTACCAGTAGCCTTGATGTGTGTAGGGATGTGatccttcaaaaagaaaaataaagttgggCCAGGCAGATAAGCATGCGATAAGGATTGGGCTTTTGAGGCCTCGTAGGCTTTTGTTGCTCTGTGGAACCAGCCTTGGTCTTTGACAAAGAATGTTAACTGGGAAGGCAAAAGAGCAACTAGTTTGATATGGTGTTGTATTCAAGGACTTCAGACATCGGGGTAGCTGTGGCAGATTTCTCATGTGATGTTGTGGTTTGTGCTGGTAAATTACTTTGAATTCTGGTCAGCTACATCAGTGGTGTTTGTGTGGTGCAAATCTTCCTTCTGTCAGAGCTCACCCAGTTGGAAACATACCTCTTTTTAATTACCTATATGCTAAACGATACTTAATTAGCATCTTTCTAATTGAATTACTGAACTTTGGGGATATAAGCCAAATGCAGAACCTGGGGATTGGCTTACTTCATAAAAACAGTTTTGGGTGGGTTTCAGTATCCAACAGCCATCTCGCTAGCTGGGACCTGGCAGCATCCTTCAGTTCCTGcagttgtttattttaatgaCCTGAGCAACTCCTTTGAGAATCAGCACAAAGCAAACAACAAACGGAATATCACTCTTTCTTTCCTCACCTACTTCTTTGTATTCTGTGTCTTTTTAGGCAGATTTTTTGAAAGGATTACCGGTCTATAACAAAAGCAACTTCAGCAGATTCCATGCGGATTCTGTATGTAAAGCATCAGTAAGTATTGCCACATCCTGGTTCTTTGGGGGAAGGTTGTCTTGCTTGGCTCAAAGGATGCTAGAGTGAAATAAACTTGAAATgagtattttgtttcttaaaaaacgTGTATGATCACAGCTGATAGTTCGTGAGTTGAGATTGGCAAGGAAAACTTCCTGCTTCCTTTGGTGAGGAATGTGTCCTCATGACAGCCAAACCACATCTGTGGTGCTTTCTTTGTATATACATTCTTTAATAGTAGTCTTATGTCCTGAAAGCCTTTTGGCCGATTTAGCTGTGCTTGGgttaaaaatcacctttttgCTGTCTTTGTTCTGTAACTGTTATAATTCTTCTACAGAATAGAAGACCATCGGTATATCTTCCCACGAGAGAATATCCATCTGAACAAAGTAAGTCTGCCCCGCTAAAGTTTgagtttttttaataactttattgTGTTCTAATATTAAAAATCTGGCGTACATATAATCTCCCATATTTTAAACTTCAGATAAGGTGATATCGTTGAACTGTCATCGCTGTGATGAGCAGTATATGTCCAGTTACTgttttttgtgctttttcctctACCCTTATTAAGTGATCAGTGTTCCTGCATACTgtcctttcattaaaaaaagaccatGCTTAGTATGTGAAGTAATGTGGTGATCACTGCACCATTTTAAAAGTCGTCTTTAAAATGACCTCAgtatgtttctctctcttttctttggcagtcatagtaacagaaaaaacaaatatactTTTGCGTTATTTACATCAGCAGTGGGACAAAAAGGTATGGGCATGTTTTCTTACTATTATTTTGTCTTGATTTGCTGACTTGGGCTAATTGAGCTGAATGTTAATCACAGTCAAAATATTGAAGATCAATTAAAAGAAAGTGCGAACTGCACTTCAGCAAAAAGATAGTGCAAGGAGGCTCTGTCTCTGCACAATgcttctttcaaaaaacaaacaactttttcttcccttgcattGTAAGGGACATTAACTCAATGTTTAGTCTAAACTTGGGAGTCTGCAGTTACGTTTCCTACTTACTGCAGTTTTCCTTTGTGACCTTGGCAAATTGGTCTCCCTGTGCCTCAGCATCTGCTTTACAGCTAGGCTAAAGCTGCTCTTACCTCCCAGGACTGTTAGGAGAAGACAGATGAGCTTGTGCAGAATGTGAATGCACTAATGAGGCTGTGTAAGTACCTTGGGTACAAAATCTGAGTTCGCATATGAGGAACACACAAACTAGTATGCTCTAGCTAGCGTCTGAGACTAGGAAGCTGGGATACCTGTGTTGGGAGTACTTAGAGCAAGGCAGTGACTTAGGAGTGGAGACATCGAAGCAGTGAGTGTAATCAtgggcagagcagaggctggagaAGAACCTGGAGAGAGGTAAAAAGATAAGAAACCTTGAAGCTGAAAAGAAACTATTTGTGACAGAAGGCTTTGGGAGATTTTGGTAAGTTCAGGGGCTGActcagagcagagggaaagaggatCTTACTCATGTTTGTGCAGTATTTGAGATCTATAAATAAAAGGTGCTGAGATCAATGGTATTTTAGTCCCACCCTCAAATTTGAAGAACAATCTAGAAGGAGTACCTTTCGGCTTTGGGTAAAATCCTCTTCAGTGTTTCTTCCAGTGTGTCAGTTAGGTCATTGCATCTGAaaacttttacaaataaaaactTGTTCTACTGACACTAGCTCCCACCAGAATCTAAGGCTTTGGAGAATTTCACTGTGGCTTTCTCTGTCCAAACAGAATGCAGCAAAGAAGAGAGATCAAGAGCAAGTGGAAATAGAAGGTGAGAATTCGGCGCCGCCACGGAAAATCGCTCGGACAGACAGCCAGGATATGAATGAGGACACTTAAACTCTTGGCTTTCTCCTCTACTACTTTGCAGGCGCTTCCTGTTTTGTCTCAAAGTGTGTAAAGTTTGCCCCTTGCCCCCATCTCTCACCCCTCCACTACGCAGCCCAAACCACTTCTGACTTTATAGGAGCCAacgtatttatttctttttttctctccattttttatttatgcCGTAAAACTTACGGAGCAGTGGTGGAACAATTCAGTAAATGGTGTAGTATAACCTTAGTTCCTCCTTTCTAAAAATATACACTGTCACTTTCACAGGTTTTGTTGAATCTGTTACCTTATCAACCAGGTCTAGCTATGGGAGCCTGGGTAGGAGATGTGGGTTATTACAGAAACCTTCAGTGATATAGGCTCTCCAATTCATGTACCTGTTGACATATTACAAGTCGTTAACTCTTCTTTGGATGTGCCCAGTCCAGCCATAAGTGTGGGGCCTCACTATTTTTCTCAAATATCTTGAAACTGGCACTGCACTAAAAAAATCATGGGTGTCATTTAGGGTTATGTTGATCTTAGCAAATGTGTTGTCAACTTGATATATCAGTTGTATTCTTTTGGTCTGTTCTGTAAGGGCCATGGTCATTTGGCAGCGTACATTATCTCATGCACCAGTGGTCATGGAGGATTCAAGTGAAAGGTGTGTTGCTTTTGTTGCTCTTAAATTCTAACCGTCTCTTGGTCTTGAACGGACTGATATGTGCAACTTCTCCGTTGGAATAAAAGGATACTCTTATCCTATTCTGAGTATTTGATCAACAGTGTATTTAAGCAGCAGCTGATGGAATGGAGTTGGGTAGGCATCCTGCAGGCAGCGCTTGGCTGGATTAAGTCTGGGAGCACCTCGGCAACTAGATCTAGTTCTCTGTCTCAATTGCCAGCTCTGAATAATGGTACGTTGTATTTTCCTGCGATATCGGCATGTCTGGAATGGAGTTCAGGACTTGGAGTTGATCAAAATGTGAGCTTCCATGGTCTCTGATGAAGACCAATCTCTTTTGGACTGTGACAGTTCAGTGCCTGTTGCCTGTTACCCTTCGCTGACTTCATTAAGAGCCAAAATGGAGACCTGTAAGTCGTCTAGGTGGATTCAGAGGTTCAGAGACTAAAAGGAAATGAG contains:
- the DDA1 gene encoding DET1- and DDB1-associated protein 1 gives rise to the protein MADFLKGLPVYNKSNFSRFHADSVCKASNRRPSVYLPTREYPSEQIIVTEKTNILLRYLHQQWDKKNAAKKRDQEQVEIEGENSAPPRKIARTDSQDMNEDT
- the MRPL34 gene encoding 39S ribosomal protein L34, mitochondrial — protein: MAALGRLWPRAVGGRFFLLQQAFQLRTASVLSSSLELPLRSHLSFKPAGICPGPAPSWNHQQIRTKARGNEYQPNNRKRKRTHGWIKRISTPAGIEVILRRMLKGRKSLSH